The Musa acuminata AAA Group cultivar baxijiao chromosome BXJ2-2, Cavendish_Baxijiao_AAA, whole genome shotgun sequence genome has a segment encoding these proteins:
- the LOC103976744 gene encoding zinc finger protein 8-like codes for MTEHEARDLMSVDSFSQLPFIRPAPKPSTTTSGIRLFGIEVPHHPNVVEDDASKDNTAITSSAATTTVNGGSGSGRRFECHYCCRHFPTSQALGGHQNAHKRERQHAKRAYLQSAAMAAAQHNQAAIYAHHVHGLFNYHHCLGPPSSSAARFAVEPSSAPHYPSWHATDTLNGSFGAFFHGGLGSLSQPIDGSPLPGIWRVPGVMHGGGARIGAIHGDSRMPSPMFRGDNEPRLIGVGGGVGSDGNAHGTPPASPKDQFAHQLMPSAKENVSLDLHL; via the coding sequence ATGACCGAGCACGAGGCACGCGACTTGATGAGCGTTGACTCGTTCTCCCAGCTCCCGTTCATCCGCCCGGCCCCCAAGCCCTCCACCACCACTTCCGGCATCCGCCTGTTCGGCATCGAAGTCCCACACCACCCCAACGTCGTGGAAGACGACGCCTCCAAGGACAACACCGCCATCACGAGTAGCGCCGCTACCACCACCGTCAACGGAGGCAGCGGGAGTGGACGGAGGTTCGAGTGCCACTACTGCTGTCGCCATTTCCCGACGTCGCAAGCGCTCGGCGGGCACCAGAACGCGCACAAGCGCGAGCGCCAGCACGCGAAGCGGGCGTATCTCCAGTCCGCCGCCATGGCCGCAGCCCAGCACAACCAGGCGGCCATCTACGCCCACCACGTCCACGGCCTCTTCAATTACCACCACTGTCTTGGTCCACCGTCGTCCTCTGCAGCCCGCTTCGCCGTCGAGCCCTCTTCGGCTCCGCACTACCCTTCATGGCACGCTACCGACACTCTTAATGGCAGCTTCGGTGCCTTTTTCCACGGCGGGCTTGGTTCGCTGTCTCAACCCATCGATGGCAGCCCATTGCCAGGGATCTGGAGAGTCCCCGGAGTTATGCATGGCGGAGGAGCGAGGATAGGGGCGATCCATGGGGACTCTCGCATGCCCTCCCCCATGTTCAGAGGAGATAACGAGCCACGATTAATAGGAGTTGGAGGAGGTGTCGGCTCGGATGGTAATGCTCATGGAACTCCTCCTGCGTCGCCGAAAGACCAATTTGCTCACCAATTGATGCCCAGTGCGAAGGAGAACGTGAGTCTGGATTTGCACCTGTGA
- the LOC103976742 gene encoding nuclear transcription factor Y subunit A-7 isoform X1, whose translation MNHPFWWKSSSSTIPNSLNSDNLSMHMDFLAQHGNQMKHLGDQMPDQNSSSTQSSGQAHQEVSGTSECNNHEQYISAHSATDNTHEKQVEGHMKAVLTLGTPEASSAPPRFDYNQPFACISYPYADAYYGGVLATYGPHAIIQPQMAGMASSARVLLPTEPAAEEPVYVNPKQYNAILRRRQLRARLEAQNKVIKTRKPYLHESRHLHAMKRVRGSGGRFVNTKQLQQQNSQPCSSKACRNVSCSEPCSCSGLVGSSATSTSSDMTSLSTSRRMLVQQDQSCYSQPGFRSSAAAATSQGGGRKMGNGSEQRTPAVRSETMSER comes from the exons ATGAATCATCCTTTTTGGTGGAAATCAAGTAGCTCGACCATTCCAAATTCCTTAAACTCTGATAACTTGAGTATGCACATGGACTTCTTGGCTCAACATGGTAATCAGATGAAACATCTAGGCGATCAAATGCCTGACCAAAACTCTTCGTCAACTCAGTCAAGTGGTCAAGCCCATCAAGAAGTATCAGGAACAAGTGAATGCAACAACCATGAGCAGTATATTTCAGCACATTCTG CCACTGATAATACGCACGAAAAGCAAGTTGAGGGTCATATGAAGGCAGTTCTAACTCTAGGGACTCCAGAAGCGTCAAGTGCACCTCCAAGATTTGATTATAACCAGCCTTTT GCTTGTATATCATACCCCTATGCTGATGCATACTACGGAGGAGTGCTCGCTACATATGGCCCACATGCTATA ATCCAACCCCAAATGGCCGGAATGGCATCCTCTGCTCGAGTACTGCTGCCTACTGAACCTGCTGCTGAAGAACCCGTTTATGTGAATCCAAAACAATACAATGCAATCCTCAGAAGGAGACAGCTTCGTGCACGGTTGGAGGCTCAAAACAAAGTTATCAAAACTCGAAAG CCATACCTTCACGAGTCTCGACATCTTCATGCAATGAAGAGAGTGAGGGGATCAGGCGGCCGCTTTGTTAACACAAAGCAGCTCCAGCAGCAGAATTCCCAGCCTTGCTCCTCCAAAGCGTGCCGGAATGTCTCATGTTCTGAGCCCTGCTCCTGTAGTGGTCTAGTTGGTTCGTCTGCCACATCTACCAGCTCCGACATGACGTCTCTTTCGACAAGCAGAAGAATGTTAGTGCAGCAGGATCAGTCATGTTATTCGCAGCCCGGTTTCCGCTCCAGTGCTGCAGCAGCAACTAGTCAGGGCGGAGGCAGGAAAATGGGAAACGGCTCCGAGCAACGGACACCAGCCGTGAG ATCCGAAACCATGTCTGAAAGATGA
- the LOC103976742 gene encoding nuclear transcription factor Y subunit A-7 isoform X3: MKAVLTLGTPEASSAPPRFDYNQPFACISYPYADAYYGGVLATYGPHAIIQPQMAGMASSARVLLPTEPAAEEPVYVNPKQYNAILRRRQLRARLEAQNKVIKTRKPYLHESRHLHAMKRVRGSGGRFVNTKQLQQQNSQPCSSKACRNVSCSEPCSCSGLVGSSATSTSSDMTSLSTSRRMLVQQDQSCYSQPGFRSSAAAATSQGGGRKMGNGSEQRTPAVRSETMSER, encoded by the exons ATGAAGGCAGTTCTAACTCTAGGGACTCCAGAAGCGTCAAGTGCACCTCCAAGATTTGATTATAACCAGCCTTTT GCTTGTATATCATACCCCTATGCTGATGCATACTACGGAGGAGTGCTCGCTACATATGGCCCACATGCTATA ATCCAACCCCAAATGGCCGGAATGGCATCCTCTGCTCGAGTACTGCTGCCTACTGAACCTGCTGCTGAAGAACCCGTTTATGTGAATCCAAAACAATACAATGCAATCCTCAGAAGGAGACAGCTTCGTGCACGGTTGGAGGCTCAAAACAAAGTTATCAAAACTCGAAAG CCATACCTTCACGAGTCTCGACATCTTCATGCAATGAAGAGAGTGAGGGGATCAGGCGGCCGCTTTGTTAACACAAAGCAGCTCCAGCAGCAGAATTCCCAGCCTTGCTCCTCCAAAGCGTGCCGGAATGTCTCATGTTCTGAGCCCTGCTCCTGTAGTGGTCTAGTTGGTTCGTCTGCCACATCTACCAGCTCCGACATGACGTCTCTTTCGACAAGCAGAAGAATGTTAGTGCAGCAGGATCAGTCATGTTATTCGCAGCCCGGTTTCCGCTCCAGTGCTGCAGCAGCAACTAGTCAGGGCGGAGGCAGGAAAATGGGAAACGGCTCCGAGCAACGGACACCAGCCGTGAG ATCCGAAACCATGTCTGAAAGATGA
- the LOC103976742 gene encoding nuclear transcription factor Y subunit A-7 isoform X2 translates to MNHPFWWKSSSSTIPNSLNSDNLSMHMDFLAQHGNQMKHLGDQMPDQNSSSTQSSGQAHQEVSGTSECNNHEQYISAHSATDNTHEKQVEGHMKAVLTLGTPEASSAPPRFDYNQPFACISYPYADAYYGGVLATYGPHAIIQPQMAGMASSARVLLPTEPAAEEPVYVNPKQYNAILRRRQLRARLEAQNKVIKTRKPYLHESRHLHAMKRVRGSGGRFVNTKQLQQQNSQPCSSKACRNVSCSEPCSCSGLVGSSATSTSSDMTSLSTSRRMLVQQDQSCYSQPGFRSSAAAATSQGGGRKMGNGSEQRTPAVR, encoded by the exons ATGAATCATCCTTTTTGGTGGAAATCAAGTAGCTCGACCATTCCAAATTCCTTAAACTCTGATAACTTGAGTATGCACATGGACTTCTTGGCTCAACATGGTAATCAGATGAAACATCTAGGCGATCAAATGCCTGACCAAAACTCTTCGTCAACTCAGTCAAGTGGTCAAGCCCATCAAGAAGTATCAGGAACAAGTGAATGCAACAACCATGAGCAGTATATTTCAGCACATTCTG CCACTGATAATACGCACGAAAAGCAAGTTGAGGGTCATATGAAGGCAGTTCTAACTCTAGGGACTCCAGAAGCGTCAAGTGCACCTCCAAGATTTGATTATAACCAGCCTTTT GCTTGTATATCATACCCCTATGCTGATGCATACTACGGAGGAGTGCTCGCTACATATGGCCCACATGCTATA ATCCAACCCCAAATGGCCGGAATGGCATCCTCTGCTCGAGTACTGCTGCCTACTGAACCTGCTGCTGAAGAACCCGTTTATGTGAATCCAAAACAATACAATGCAATCCTCAGAAGGAGACAGCTTCGTGCACGGTTGGAGGCTCAAAACAAAGTTATCAAAACTCGAAAG CCATACCTTCACGAGTCTCGACATCTTCATGCAATGAAGAGAGTGAGGGGATCAGGCGGCCGCTTTGTTAACACAAAGCAGCTCCAGCAGCAGAATTCCCAGCCTTGCTCCTCCAAAGCGTGCCGGAATGTCTCATGTTCTGAGCCCTGCTCCTGTAGTGGTCTAGTTGGTTCGTCTGCCACATCTACCAGCTCCGACATGACGTCTCTTTCGACAAGCAGAAGAATGTTAGTGCAGCAGGATCAGTCATGTTATTCGCAGCCCGGTTTCCGCTCCAGTGCTGCAGCAGCAACTAGTCAGGGCGGAGGCAGGAAAATGGGAAACGGCTCCGAGCAACGGACACCAGCCGTGAGGTAA